The genomic segment tgttttaatttcacacaaattttaaatgtgtccaGAAAAAGCGGGAAAAGTGGCCAAAGCTGGTAAAATCCCTCATCACCAAGGACTCCAGCAGAAGAGAAAGTTGTTGAAGCCCGTCACCCCTAGTAAGTTCTCCATTCAGTCTCCTCCTGAGACGCCACATAACAGTCAGGATGTGCTTTTCTATTTAAATctctttaaatatcttttttgtaaattctgtttttgtttttttagactTCAAAAAACTCCACGAGGCTCATTTTAACAAGATGGAGTCCATTGACACGTATGTCCAGCGGAAGAACAAGCAGATAGAGACCTTCAGAAATTCAGTTAAAGAAGTGAAGGTACTCAGAAGCTTCTGTACCGTCTGCATTcagaaaactttaaatttaaactttatGTGAACTTGTTTTTGTTATCTTCCATCCATCTTCTTTTTCAGATGCTTTCAGACAAAActaaacagcagcaggttgacGGCAAAACCCAAGTGAGTATCatcacctgttttattttgttgagaacaaaaatGATCTCAAATGCTTCCAGCAATTTTCAGCCCTGGAGAATCAAGGTAATGGTCCGTTTGATTTGGTTGTGTGTCAGTGGCGTCACATCCCCTTCACACGTGCGTGAGCGCCGTGGTTGTCTTCCAGAACCAGACTGAAAATGGAGcctttatccagttttaagccacattttatACTTTGGTCGtttttagctttattttaaCAGGGTGAAGGATTTTAGACATCAGACCGGCTTCCAACACgtcctgtgtctgtttgagtcAGAGACTCCAAACGGCAGAATGAGTGTTCAACATCCATCACTACAGCTGCAGTATATCGATTACTTCCAGAGTGCAGTGAAGTTAATGATGAATACGTTTCTATTGTGCAGAAGGTGAATCAGAGCCGTGTCTCCATGTTCAGTCCTGCTCTGGTGAATAAGAGACAAGCTGAAGACAAACGCAGAAACACTTTGTTCCCGGCGAGTAAAGCTCCGCAGAATAAACCTGCTGCGAAGGAAGATGGACTCTTCAGACCGTCTGTCCTTTCCACTCGCAGGATCAATGTCCGGTGAgttgcctcctcctcctcaggcttCTGCTAGAAGCCAAGTGCTGTTGCATTACAGCTGTTAAATAGCATCTTCAGTGAACAGCTGTTCTTGTTTTGCTGCTGAGTCGGCGAAGTGGCGCTGACGGCCGGTGAAGCTTTATTTACTCTAGTTCATGGAGAACTTGTAGCTTTTTTAACGTTCATGGTCAGTGTGACACTGCAGCAAcctcgtgtgtttgtgtgcagcttCTCAGAAGCCGCTCGTGACAACGAGTATAAGAGATCCTTGGTGAAGACGCCTGCGCGCATGTCTTCCTGTCTGAGCTCCAGCACTCCACAAACACAGGCCTCAGACGCAGTCAAGCCCAACCATGTCAAGACCTCAACTGTCTCTGCCACAAAAACTCCAGGTACCTTTACCTTAAATCCTCAAAGTAACATCTTAATTTAGACGTGCATCACTGCGTAGATTAATTTAGTTAAGGAATTAAAATCTTTCCCTGAATTCCAACAGGGACGTTTGTTTTCACCGGCAACACGAGCTCTTCAACGACTCCTGGAACTCAGAAGCAGAGCTTCGATCTGAAGGCCAGTCTGTCTCGTCCCCTCACCTACAAGCCTCATAAAGGTACAAATGCTTCTCAGTTTCCCTGTTTAACCTGAATATACTGTAGTATCAGACCAGCAGTCCCCTAaggtttcttttatttcattttttaaggtAAACTGAAGCCCTTTGGAGACGCAAAcgaaaacacagcaacaacaggaa from the Seriola aureovittata isolate HTS-2021-v1 ecotype China chromosome 13, ASM2101889v1, whole genome shotgun sequence genome contains:
- the nusap1 gene encoding nucleolar and spindle-associated protein 1 isoform X2, with the translated sequence MDLDSMKYAELRSLAKELGVKANMKADKLLKMIKQHYQQEKNKAEEQGNNEGETAVQEDENAGRSSDQENKDSTRREEVSRTDVFVNRRRGKGNNIKRKISDTAIEAELPPSAAEGDTEVAASASTRGAKKRKVSSVKDAYDTELPEQQQEADIRDEAPVKEKAGKVAKAGKIPHHQGLQQKRKLLKPVTPNFKKLHEAHFNKMESIDTYVQRKNKQIETFRNSVKEVKMLSDKTKQQQVDGKTQKVNQSRVSMFSPALVNKRQAEDKRRNTLFPASKAPQNKPAAKEDGLFRPSVLSTRRINVRFSEAARDNEYKRSLVKTPARMSSCLSSSTPQTQASDAVKPNHVKTSTVSATKTPGTFVFTGNTSSSTTPGTQKQSFDLKASLSRPLTYKPHKGKLKPFGDANENTATTGNKSLISNSHQKNYKQHQVQTREHRRTRHMEDRKQKKENVLGARRGLVMM
- the nusap1 gene encoding nucleolar and spindle-associated protein 1 isoform X1, encoding MDLDSMKYAELRSLAKELGVKANMKADKLLKMIKQHYQQEKNKAEEQGNNEGETAVQEDENAGRSSDQENKDSTRREEVSRTDVFVNRRRGKGNNIKRKISDTAIEAELPPSAAEGDTEVAASASTRGAKKRKVSSVKDAYDTELPEQQQEADIRDEAPVKGDAEKAGKVAKAGKIPHHQGLQQKRKLLKPVTPNFKKLHEAHFNKMESIDTYVQRKNKQIETFRNSVKEVKMLSDKTKQQQVDGKTQKVNQSRVSMFSPALVNKRQAEDKRRNTLFPASKAPQNKPAAKEDGLFRPSVLSTRRINVRFSEAARDNEYKRSLVKTPARMSSCLSSSTPQTQASDAVKPNHVKTSTVSATKTPGTFVFTGNTSSSTTPGTQKQSFDLKASLSRPLTYKPHKGKLKPFGDANENTATTGNKSLISNSHQKNYKQHQVQTREHRRTRHMEDRKQKKENVLGARRGLVMM